A part of Geothrix oryzae genomic DNA contains:
- a CDS encoding vWA domain-containing protein translates to MSLPFTHPGLLAPFGLAILLVLGLALRAHLQPGLGVQVVGQRPLWQGLGLALILAGLGLGLAEPRWGLPEFPRLTVHVVLDASRSMAAPDAEGRTRWDAAVTALDRIWSHPQPGIRWGLDLLTGDAIPVQPPGEDRTLLREALRAVVPGDIGSPGTSLGRGLPQVAAQADRDTPAVILLLSDGEETWEAPEEALPRAVEALKKARLPVCVLAFGDGQPHAVPPRPGAQVAVPSAEPAVSTAHPDFLARLAQATGGQVFKDGETTAAGLQALAAGKLPLPARRSLQPAHPEAGAWLALAGLALWLAFAGKPMARWRPILLLALALATPTLRAQSPPGRLWAPASVKAWLAQRAIEGGDLPGARHWRPSDAKPAHVLLAAQIDLRTGFPEDALKALSPLVGQGAPRPVPAWRAPALLLAARAHLDAQRPAEARALLERLLLEQPGQREAIHDLQTLVRDATPPPPPDPKKPPPPPPPRPSMGAQQDELEGLKQRLPKPPKSSGGVRDL, encoded by the coding sequence ATGAGCCTGCCCTTCACCCACCCGGGCCTCCTGGCGCCCTTCGGCCTCGCGATCCTGCTGGTGCTGGGGCTCGCCCTCCGCGCCCACCTGCAGCCGGGTCTGGGCGTGCAGGTCGTGGGTCAACGGCCGCTCTGGCAGGGACTGGGCCTGGCCTTGATCCTGGCCGGCCTGGGCCTCGGCCTGGCGGAGCCCCGCTGGGGCCTGCCGGAGTTCCCGCGGCTCACGGTCCATGTGGTGCTGGACGCCAGCCGGTCGATGGCCGCGCCCGATGCGGAGGGACGGACCCGGTGGGATGCTGCCGTCACGGCCCTGGATCGCATCTGGTCCCACCCCCAGCCCGGCATCCGCTGGGGCCTGGACCTGCTCACGGGTGACGCCATCCCCGTCCAGCCCCCCGGCGAGGACCGGACCCTCCTCAGGGAAGCCCTTCGCGCGGTGGTCCCCGGTGACATCGGATCCCCCGGCACGAGCCTGGGTCGGGGTCTGCCCCAGGTCGCGGCCCAGGCGGACCGGGACACCCCCGCCGTGATCCTGCTGCTCAGCGATGGCGAAGAGACCTGGGAGGCGCCGGAGGAAGCCCTGCCCAGAGCCGTCGAGGCGCTCAAAAAGGCCCGGTTGCCCGTCTGTGTGCTGGCCTTCGGGGATGGCCAGCCCCACGCGGTGCCCCCCCGACCCGGCGCCCAGGTCGCAGTCCCCAGCGCTGAACCTGCGGTCAGCACCGCCCATCCCGACTTCCTCGCCCGCCTCGCCCAGGCCACGGGCGGCCAGGTATTCAAGGATGGCGAAACCACCGCCGCGGGACTTCAGGCCCTGGCCGCGGGGAAGCTGCCCCTGCCAGCCCGGCGCTCCCTCCAGCCGGCCCATCCCGAGGCCGGAGCCTGGCTGGCCCTGGCCGGCCTGGCCCTCTGGCTGGCCTTCGCCGGAAAGCCCATGGCCCGCTGGCGTCCCATCCTCCTCCTGGCCCTGGCCCTGGCCACCCCCACCCTGCGCGCCCAGAGCCCCCCGGGGCGGCTCTGGGCCCCGGCCAGCGTGAAGGCCTGGCTGGCCCAGCGGGCCATCGAGGGAGGCGACCTGCCGGGAGCCCGGCACTGGCGTCCCTCGGACGCCAAGCCCGCCCATGTTCTCCTGGCCGCCCAGATCGACCTGCGGACCGGCTTTCCCGAGGACGCCCTGAAAGCCCTCTCCCCCCTGGTGGGCCAGGGCGCCCCGCGCCCGGTGCCCGCCTGGCGGGCACCGGCCCTGCTGCTGGCGGCGCGGGCACACCTCGACGCCCAGCGCCCCGCTGAGGCCCGCGCCCTGCTGGAACGGCTGCTCCTGGAACAACCGGGTCAGCGGGAGGCCATCCACGATCTGCAGACCCTCGTGCGGGATGCCACACCCCCGCCGCCGCCCGATCCCAAGAAACCGCCCCCGCCGCCC
- a CDS encoding VWA domain-containing protein yields the protein MIGLRHPLLLLVAVPLVIWAWRVVYRWGIPASRPSGRLARLSSHWLPPLVALALGLAAAGPEWRRPLRGVAPVVDFAVVLDGSSSMQILDRPDEDRWHAARRTLAQFVLRRPEDRFALVLFSAHPVTLSPLTSDHTRLLRMLARLDLDSRDDGTAIGSALMTAVRRLEDSPARSRVILLITDGVQNRGRVTPQEAAEEAHRNGIRIHTVALGTDGESLVPLEGGGFARLRVEVDHATLKEIAHLTGGESFSAEDPGGLARSLAAVDQLEKTLLPVDPPTEGQPLARWCLLAAALLTLPLALDLAFKRGRPRPAWVVGP from the coding sequence ATGATCGGCCTGCGCCATCCCCTGCTGCTGCTGGTGGCCGTGCCCCTGGTGATCTGGGCCTGGCGCGTGGTGTACCGCTGGGGCATCCCCGCCTCGCGCCCCTCGGGCCGCCTGGCGCGGCTCAGTTCCCACTGGCTGCCCCCGCTGGTGGCCCTGGCCCTGGGCTTGGCCGCGGCCGGTCCCGAATGGCGGCGCCCCCTGCGCGGCGTGGCGCCCGTGGTGGACTTCGCGGTGGTGCTCGACGGCAGCAGCAGCATGCAGATCCTCGACCGGCCGGATGAGGATCGCTGGCACGCGGCCCGCCGCACCCTCGCCCAGTTCGTCCTGCGGCGTCCCGAAGACCGCTTCGCCCTGGTGCTCTTCAGCGCGCACCCGGTGACCCTGAGTCCCCTCACCTCCGATCACACGCGTCTGCTGCGGATGCTGGCCCGGCTCGACCTCGACAGCCGGGACGACGGCACGGCCATCGGCTCGGCCCTCATGACCGCCGTGCGCCGCCTGGAGGACAGCCCCGCCCGGAGCCGGGTCATCCTGCTCATCACCGATGGCGTCCAGAACCGCGGCCGGGTCACGCCCCAGGAGGCGGCGGAGGAAGCCCACCGCAATGGCATCCGCATCCACACGGTGGCCCTGGGCACCGACGGTGAGAGCCTGGTGCCCCTGGAAGGCGGGGGCTTCGCGCGCCTCCGCGTGGAAGTGGACCACGCCACGCTCAAGGAGATCGCCCACCTCACGGGCGGGGAGTCCTTCAGCGCCGAGGATCCGGGCGGACTCGCCCGCAGCCTGGCTGCGGTGGATCAATTGGAGAAGACCCTCCTGCCGGTCGATCCGCCGACCGAAGGCCAGCCCCTGGCCCGCTGGTGCCTGCTGGCCGCCGCCCTGCTGACCCTTCCGCTGGCCCTCGACCTCGCCTTCAAGCGGGGCCGCCCCCGCCCCGCCTGGGTGGTGGGACCATGA